In Polaromonas sp. JS666, one genomic interval encodes:
- a CDS encoding hemerythrin domain-containing protein — MAYATLRIIRDEHAALSAVLKSLLMMLDRGPGDAPETFFDVLRAMLFYIDEFPERQHHPKESDLLFPKVVRGAPETMEAVARLEHDHLNGEMAVRALQHQLIAWELLGEARRPAFETAARAYVAFYLEHMKLEETVILPAAEKALNAADWHELDAVFGTNRDPLTGSYPHDPAYDRLFTRIVMKTPAPIGLGPSSVNA, encoded by the coding sequence ATGGCCTACGCAACCCTGCGCATCATTCGCGACGAGCACGCTGCCTTGTCCGCTGTACTTAAATCCCTGCTGATGATGCTGGATCGCGGGCCCGGCGATGCGCCGGAAACGTTTTTCGACGTGCTGCGCGCTATGCTGTTTTACATTGATGAGTTCCCGGAGCGGCAGCACCATCCCAAGGAATCGGATTTGTTGTTTCCCAAGGTCGTGCGGGGCGCACCGGAGACGATGGAGGCAGTGGCGCGCCTGGAGCACGACCACCTGAACGGTGAGATGGCGGTGCGTGCGCTTCAGCACCAGTTGATCGCGTGGGAACTGCTGGGCGAGGCGCGCAGGCCGGCATTCGAGACAGCTGCGCGCGCGTATGTGGCGTTTTACCTGGAGCATATGAAGCTTGAAGAAACCGTGATCCTGCCTGCGGCCGAGAAAGCCCTGAACGCCGCCGACTGGCACGAACTGGATGCCGTTTTTGGCACCAACCGGGATCCGCTGACCGGGTCCTACCCGCATGACCCGGCCTATGACCGTTTGTTTACCCGCATCGTCATGAAAACCCCCGCGCCCATCGGGCTGGGGCCTTCTTCCGTCAACGCCTGA
- a CDS encoding M20 aminoacylase family protein has product MHAELADLLPGLVSLRRDLHAHPELAFTEHRTAGIVARALREMGLEVHEGLGGTGVVGVLRQGSSTRSVGLRADMDALPISEQSGVAHTSTRPGIHHGCGHDGHTAMLLGAARQLVRTRGFEGTVNFIFQPAEEGHGGARAMINDGLFERFPCDAVYALHNWPDLPLGSAQTRPGAIMAAADRFDITVRGRGGHAAQPQHTPDAILAASSLVTQLHTIVSRRIDPGQSAVLSVTRIEGGQSHNVLPPSVGLTGTVRSFDAATQDRIEAALRQTAAGVAMATGTEIEVTYNRYYPATMNSAPEAALALQAATDAGLQASVAAHPAFTSEDFSFMLQQRPGAYLWLGQGSGDETSVSLHHPRYDFNDAALGLGVRWFCAVAKLALKP; this is encoded by the coding sequence ATGCACGCCGAGCTTGCCGATTTGTTGCCCGGGCTGGTGAGCTTGCGGCGCGACCTGCACGCCCATCCCGAGCTGGCTTTTACCGAGCACCGCACGGCCGGCATAGTGGCCAGGGCCTTGCGTGAGATGGGGCTTGAGGTGCATGAGGGTTTGGGCGGCACCGGCGTGGTCGGTGTGCTGCGCCAGGGCAGCAGCACACGCTCGGTCGGCCTGCGCGCCGACATGGATGCCTTGCCCATCAGCGAACAAAGCGGTGTGGCGCACACCAGCACGCGGCCCGGCATCCACCACGGCTGCGGCCATGACGGCCATACCGCAATGCTCTTGGGCGCGGCGCGCCAGCTGGTGCGCACACGCGGTTTTGAGGGCACGGTGAATTTTATTTTCCAGCCCGCGGAAGAAGGCCATGGCGGCGCGCGCGCCATGATCAATGACGGGCTGTTTGAGCGTTTCCCGTGTGATGCGGTGTATGCGCTGCATAACTGGCCGGACCTGCCGCTGGGCAGCGCGCAAACCCGGCCCGGCGCCATCATGGCTGCGGCCGACCGGTTTGACATCACGGTGCGCGGGCGAGGCGGCCACGCGGCACAGCCGCAGCACACGCCCGACGCGATACTGGCGGCAAGCTCGCTCGTCACGCAGCTGCACACCATCGTCTCGCGGCGTATAGATCCGGGCCAGTCGGCGGTGCTGTCGGTCACACGCATTGAAGGCGGCCAGTCGCACAATGTGCTGCCGCCCAGCGTGGGCCTGACCGGCACGGTGCGCAGTTTCGACGCCGCCACGCAAGACCGCATCGAGGCCGCGCTGCGGCAGACCGCAGCAGGCGTCGCGATGGCCACCGGCACCGAGATTGAGGTCACATACAACCGTTATTACCCGGCCACGATGAACAGCGCGCCGGAGGCTGCTCTGGCGCTGCAGGCAGCCACGGATGCCGGCCTGCAAGCCAGTGTGGCGGCGCACCCGGCCTTCACCTCGGAAGACTTCAGTTTCATGCTGCAGCAGCGCCCCGGCGCCTACCTCTGGCTGGGCCAGGGCAGCGGTGATGAAACCAGTGTTTCGCTGCACCATCCGCGTTATGACTTTAACGATGCGGCGCTGGGCCTGGGCGTGCGCTGGTTCTGCGCAGTCGCCAAGCTGGCGCTAAAACCTTAA
- the thiC gene encoding phosphomethylpyrimidine synthase ThiC → MAKTRLTVDTNDLASRITRAPFPGSAKIYIEGSRPDIRVPFREVTLTDTMVHEGAGEPRREANPPLRLYDASGVYTDPASPIDITRGLPPLRGAWINERADTEALPGISSAYGRERLNDPALAALRMAHAPVPRRAKAGANVSQMHYARKGIITPEMEYIAVRENLVRAQLAERLATERMPKKGHSFNASIPEQITAEFVRDEVARGRAVIPNNINHPESEPMIIGRNFLIKVNANIGNSAVTSSIEEEVDKLVWSIRWGADTVMDLSTGENIHETREWILRNSPVPIGTVPIYQALEKVNGKAEDLTWEIFRDTLIEQAEQGVDYFTIHAGVRLAYVPLTANRLTGIVSRGGSIMAKWCLSHHKESFLYERFDEICEIMKAYDVCFSLGDGLRPGSIADANDEAQFAELHTLGELTQIAWKHDVQVMIEGPGHVPLQLVKENVDKQLEACFEAPFYTLGPLITDISPGYDHISSAMGAANIGWYGTAMLCYVTPKEHLGLPNRDDVKQGLIAYKIAAHAGDLAKGYPGAQMWDNAVSKARFEFRWEDQFRLAIDPDTAMAYHDETLPKENAKVAHFCSMCGPKFCSMKISQEVREFARLNPASTTLAAPGVIAIKQIDSGFEEKAKEFREGGSEIYS, encoded by the coding sequence ATGGCCAAAACCCGCCTCACCGTTGACACCAACGACCTCGCAAGCCGTATCACGCGCGCGCCTTTTCCCGGTTCCGCCAAAATTTATATCGAGGGTTCGCGCCCCGACATCCGCGTGCCGTTTCGCGAGGTCACGCTGACCGACACGATGGTGCACGAGGGGGCGGGCGAGCCGCGCCGCGAAGCCAATCCGCCGCTGCGCCTGTATGACGCCTCGGGCGTCTACACCGACCCGGCGTCGCCGATCGACATCACGCGCGGCTTGCCGCCTTTGCGCGGCGCCTGGATCAATGAGCGCGCCGACACCGAAGCGCTGCCCGGCATCAGCAGCGCCTATGGCCGCGAGCGCCTGAACGACCCGGCGCTGGCCGCCCTGCGCATGGCGCATGCGCCCGTGCCGCGCCGCGCCAAGGCCGGTGCCAACGTCTCGCAAATGCATTACGCCCGCAAAGGCATCATCACGCCGGAGATGGAATACATCGCGGTGCGCGAAAACCTGGTGCGCGCGCAGCTGGCCGAGCGCCTGGCGACCGAGCGCATGCCGAAGAAAGGGCACTCCTTCAACGCCTCGATTCCGGAACAGATCACCGCTGAATTTGTGCGTGATGAAGTGGCGCGCGGCCGCGCCGTGATTCCGAACAACATCAACCACCCCGAGAGCGAGCCGATGATCATCGGCCGCAATTTCCTGATCAAGGTCAATGCCAACATCGGCAACTCGGCCGTGACGTCTTCCATCGAGGAAGAGGTGGACAAGCTGGTCTGGTCGATCCGCTGGGGCGCCGACACCGTGATGGACCTGTCGACCGGCGAGAACATCCACGAGACGCGCGAATGGATTCTGCGCAACTCGCCGGTGCCGATCGGCACGGTGCCGATTTACCAGGCGCTGGAAAAAGTCAACGGCAAGGCCGAAGACCTGACCTGGGAAATCTTCCGCGACACGCTGATCGAGCAGGCCGAGCAGGGCGTGGACTACTTCACCATCCACGCCGGTGTGCGCCTGGCCTATGTGCCGCTGACCGCCAACCGCCTGACGGGCATCGTCTCGCGCGGCGGCTCCATCATGGCCAAGTGGTGTTTGTCGCACCACAAGGAAAGCTTTTTGTACGAGCGCTTTGACGAGATCTGCGAGATCATGAAGGCCTACGACGTGTGCTTCTCGCTGGGCGACGGTCTGCGGCCCGGCTCGATTGCCGATGCCAATGACGAAGCGCAGTTTGCCGAGCTGCACACGCTGGGCGAACTCACGCAGATCGCCTGGAAACATGATGTGCAGGTGATGATCGAAGGCCCTGGCCATGTGCCGCTGCAGCTGGTGAAGGAAAACGTCGACAAGCAGCTCGAGGCTTGTTTTGAGGCGCCGTTCTACACGCTGGGCCCGCTGATCACCGACATCTCGCCGGGCTACGACCATATTTCTTCCGCGATGGGCGCGGCCAACATCGGCTGGTATGGCACAGCCATGCTCTGCTACGTGACGCCGAAGGAGCACCTCGGGCTGCCAAACCGCGACGACGTGAAGCAGGGCCTGATCGCCTACAAGATTGCGGCCCACGCGGGCGACCTGGCCAAGGGCTACCCGGGCGCGCAGATGTGGGACAACGCGGTGTCCAAGGCGCGCTTCGAGTTCCGCTGGGAAGACCAGTTCCGCCTGGCGATCGACCCGGACACGGCCATGGCCTACCACGACGAAACCCTGCCGAAGGAAAACGCCAAGGTGGCGCATTTCTGTTCGATGTGCGGACCGAAGTTCTGTTCGATGAAGATCTCGCAGGAAGTGCGCGAGTTTGCAAGGCTCAATCCGGCCAGCACCACGCTGGCCGCGCCGGGCGTGATTGCGATCAAGCAGATCGACAGCGGATTCGAGGAAAAGGCGAAAGAGTTTCGTGAAGGTGGCAGTGAGATTTATTCTTGA
- the thiS gene encoding sulfur carrier protein ThiS, producing MTVMNSLEISLNGKRVATEAPTLQALLLAQGYPLQGAFACAINNTFVPRPQWAERALQNGDRIDVITPIAGG from the coding sequence ATGACGGTTATGAACTCTCTTGAAATTTCGCTGAACGGCAAACGCGTGGCCACCGAGGCGCCCACGCTGCAGGCGCTGCTGCTGGCGCAGGGCTACCCGCTGCAGGGCGCTTTCGCCTGTGCGATCAACAACACCTTTGTGCCGCGGCCGCAGTGGGCCGAACGCGCCTTGCAAAACGGTGACCGCATCGACGTGATCACACCGATAGCTGGAGGGTAG
- a CDS encoding HAD-IA family hydrolase, giving the protein MSLQDFKVLTFDVVGTLIDFERGMLDYLHRAVPDAAVSDDDFLALYRKARADEVTGLFPDDLVRVWHQIAPALGLPDTEALAEGLRDSAAQWPAFADSVEALKRLSKHFKLVAMTNAQQWALTHFERTLGLPFDDTVCVDDAQCEKPDPKFFAFARAKLAIHGFTQADNLHTAQSQYHDIGIAKSLGLATCWIERRHGQPGFGGTLAVKHITQPDYHYFTLAQLADAVEANASTTA; this is encoded by the coding sequence ATGTCCCTGCAAGACTTTAAAGTGCTGACCTTTGATGTGGTCGGCACGCTGATCGATTTTGAGCGCGGCATGCTCGACTACCTGCACCGCGCCGTGCCCGATGCGGCCGTCAGCGACGACGACTTCCTGGCCCTGTACCGCAAGGCGCGCGCCGACGAAGTCACAGGCCTGTTCCCCGACGACCTGGTGCGCGTCTGGCACCAGATCGCGCCGGCGCTGGGCCTGCCCGACACCGAAGCCCTGGCCGAGGGCCTGCGCGACTCCGCCGCGCAATGGCCGGCCTTTGCCGATTCGGTAGAAGCGCTGAAACGCCTGTCCAAACACTTCAAGCTGGTCGCCATGACCAATGCCCAGCAATGGGCGCTGACGCATTTCGAACGCACGCTGGGCCTGCCTTTTGACGACACGGTGTGCGTCGACGACGCCCAATGCGAAAAACCCGATCCGAAGTTTTTTGCCTTTGCGCGCGCCAAGCTCGCCATCCACGGTTTTACCCAGGCCGACAACCTGCACACGGCGCAAAGCCAGTACCACGACATCGGCATCGCCAAAAGCCTGGGCCTGGCCACTTGCTGGATCGAAAGGCGCCATGGCCAGCCCGGTTTCGGCGGCACGCTGGCCGTCAAACACATCACCCAACCCGACTACCACTACTTCACGCTGGCACAGCTTGCCGATGCGGTGGAAGCCAACGCCAGCACCACTGCCTGA
- a CDS encoding helix-turn-helix domain-containing protein: protein MDAKQNPQTFMDAAERRTQRLQPVLAHINAHLGESLPLHQLAALSGLSLWRFATVFREHMGVAPRRYIFLERVRYAKALLRAGMAPATVASEAGFCDQSHLSRRFKHACRETPGQYQSRHHHFSGHAGMAA, encoded by the coding sequence ATGGACGCGAAGCAAAACCCCCAGACTTTCATGGACGCCGCCGAACGCCGCACGCAACGGCTGCAGCCGGTGCTGGCGCATATCAACGCCCACCTCGGCGAGTCCCTGCCACTCCATCAGCTGGCGGCCCTCAGCGGCCTGAGCCTGTGGCGTTTTGCGACCGTGTTCCGCGAACACATGGGCGTGGCGCCGCGCCGTTATATTTTTCTGGAGCGTGTGCGTTATGCCAAAGCCCTGCTGCGCGCCGGCATGGCGCCGGCCACGGTGGCAAGCGAGGCCGGGTTTTGCGACCAGAGCCATCTGTCGCGGCGTTTTAAACACGCTTGCCGCGAGACGCCGGGGCAGTACCAGTCGCGCCACCACCATTTTTCCGGGCACGCCGGCATGGCCGCCTGA
- the thiO gene encoding glycine oxidase ThiO, with protein MSTPHIGIAGAGLAGRTLAWRLLRAGCRVSLFDARLRDDQATASMTAAAMLSPLAELAVSDEVVFALGQRSMQLWPRWIAELAATGAPPVYFRQQGTLVVAHAPDQASLEHFTRLLHHKLPEACRAQVHTLDSASLAQYEPALAGRFGGGLFLESEGQLANDQLMAALAAQIDALGCHWHEGQRVDRLAPHFISCAGANYTVDVAVDARGVGSQAAWPQLRGVRGEVLTVECPGVTLQRPVRLMHPRYQLYVAPRPDHRFVVGATELESEDTGAMTLRSMLELGSALHSLHPAFGEARVVRLAAALRPALDDHRPAVALRDGVWHINGLYRHGYLCAPALVEELVHQLLESPA; from the coding sequence ATGAGCACTCCTCACATCGGTATCGCAGGCGCAGGCCTGGCCGGCCGCACGCTGGCCTGGCGCCTGTTGCGCGCCGGCTGCCGCGTGAGCCTGTTCGACGCGCGCCTGCGCGATGACCAGGCCACCGCGTCCATGACGGCGGCGGCCATGCTCTCTCCGCTGGCCGAGCTGGCGGTGTCGGACGAGGTGGTGTTTGCGCTGGGCCAGCGCTCCATGCAGCTGTGGCCGCGCTGGATCGCGGAGCTGGCGGCCACGGGCGCACCGCCGGTGTATTTCCGCCAGCAGGGCACGCTGGTGGTGGCGCACGCACCCGACCAGGCCTCGCTGGAACACTTCACGCGCCTGCTGCATCACAAGCTGCCCGAGGCCTGCCGCGCGCAGGTGCACACGCTCGACAGTGCGTCGCTCGCGCAGTACGAGCCGGCGCTGGCCGGGCGTTTTGGCGGCGGCCTGTTTCTGGAAAGCGAGGGCCAGCTGGCCAATGACCAGCTGATGGCGGCGCTGGCGGCGCAGATCGATGCGCTGGGCTGCCACTGGCATGAAGGGCAGCGGGTGGACCGCCTGGCGCCGCATTTCATCAGCTGCGCCGGCGCCAACTACACCGTCGATGTGGCGGTGGATGCCCGCGGCGTGGGCAGCCAGGCGGCATGGCCGCAATTGCGCGGCGTGCGTGGCGAGGTGCTCACGGTGGAATGCCCGGGCGTGACGCTGCAGCGCCCGGTGCGCCTGATGCATCCGCGCTACCAGCTTTATGTGGCACCGCGCCCCGATCACCGTTTTGTGGTGGGCGCGACCGAGCTGGAGTCGGAAGACACCGGCGCCATGACCTTGCGCTCCATGCTGGAACTGGGCAGCGCCCTGCACAGCCTGCACCCGGCCTTTGGCGAGGCGCGTGTGGTGCGGCTGGCGGCGGCATTGCGGCCGGCTCTGGACGACCATCGCCCGGCGGTGGCCTTGCGCGACGGTGTCTGGCATATCAACGGCCTGTACCGGCATGGCTATCTGTGTGCGCCTGCGCTGGTGGAGGAACTGGTCCATCAACTGCTGGAGAGCCCGGCATGA
- the thiE gene encoding thiamine phosphate synthase: MNTDAFAPLTGPIGFYPVVPDAAWVQRLLGWGVRTIQLRIKAADHTPAEIEREVRAAVEAGRAVPGAQVFINDHWQLALAAGAYGVHLGQEDLSMAEADLNALRKAGVRLGLSTHTPAELARAHAVQPSYLAIGPVYPTLLKVMPYEPVGLERLKEWALRAVPYSVVAIGGISLARLPGVIACGVDGVAVVSAVTQAADPEQATRQALALFDAPA, translated from the coding sequence ATGAATACAGACGCTTTTGCTCCATTGACCGGCCCCATCGGCTTTTACCCCGTGGTGCCCGATGCCGCCTGGGTGCAGCGTCTGCTGGGCTGGGGTGTGCGTACCATCCAGCTGCGCATCAAGGCGGCGGACCACACGCCGGCCGAGATCGAGCGCGAAGTGCGCGCGGCGGTCGAGGCCGGGCGCGCCGTGCCGGGCGCGCAGGTCTTCATCAACGACCACTGGCAGCTGGCGCTGGCCGCCGGCGCCTATGGCGTGCACCTGGGCCAGGAAGACCTGAGCATGGCGGAGGCGGACCTCAATGCCCTGCGCAAGGCGGGTGTGCGGCTGGGCCTGAGCACGCACACGCCGGCCGAGCTGGCGCGTGCCCATGCGGTGCAGCCCTCCTACCTGGCGATCGGTCCGGTCTACCCGACCCTGCTCAAGGTCATGCCCTACGAGCCGGTGGGCCTGGAGCGCCTCAAGGAATGGGCGCTGCGGGCCGTACCGTATTCCGTGGTGGCGATAGGCGGCATTTCGCTGGCACGCTTGCCTGGCGTGATAGCCTGCGGCGTGGATGGCGTGGCGGTGGTCAGCGCGGTGACGCAGGCGGCTGACCCCGAGCAGGCCACCAGGCAGGCACTCGCCCTCTTTGACGCGCCCGCTTGA
- a CDS encoding thiazole synthase, producing MTTTPSAIAHGQPWTVAGITLQSRFFLGTSHYPSPQVLSEAVAASGTEVLTVGLRRLQPESGGGNSFWQRIQALGCHMLPNTAGCHSAEEAITLAQMAREIFGTPWIKLEVIGDDYTLQPDTQATLHAASVLAREGFAVFAYTTDDLVIAQRLRDAGCAAVMPWAAPIGTGRGPLNPYALEMMRRRLPDAVLVVDAGLGRPSHAAQVMELGFDAVLLNTAVAQAGDPVRMARAFADGVAAGRAAYESTPMPERAAAQASTSTVGVPFWHAP from the coding sequence ATGACGACAACCCCATCCGCTATCGCGCATGGCCAGCCTTGGACGGTCGCCGGCATCACGCTGCAAAGCCGGTTTTTTCTCGGCACTTCGCATTACCCGTCGCCGCAGGTCCTGAGCGAGGCTGTGGCGGCCTCCGGCACCGAGGTGCTGACGGTCGGGTTGCGCCGGCTGCAGCCCGAAAGCGGCGGCGGCAACAGCTTCTGGCAGCGCATCCAGGCGCTGGGCTGCCACATGCTGCCCAACACGGCGGGCTGCCACAGCGCCGAAGAAGCCATCACGCTGGCGCAGATGGCGCGCGAGATTTTCGGCACCCCCTGGATCAAGCTGGAAGTCATCGGCGACGACTACACGCTGCAGCCCGACACGCAGGCCACCCTGCATGCGGCCAGCGTGCTGGCGCGCGAAGGCTTTGCGGTGTTTGCCTACACTACCGATGACCTGGTGATCGCCCAGCGCCTGCGCGACGCCGGCTGCGCGGCGGTGATGCCCTGGGCCGCACCGATTGGCACCGGCCGCGGGCCGCTGAACCCGTATGCGCTGGAAATGATGCGCCGCCGCCTGCCCGATGCGGTGCTGGTGGTGGACGCCGGGCTGGGCCGGCCTTCGCATGCGGCGCAGGTGATGGAGCTGGGCTTTGACGCCGTGCTGCTGAACACCGCCGTGGCGCAGGCGGGTGACCCGGTGCGCATGGCCCGCGCATTTGCCGATGGTGTGGCCGCCGGCCGCGCCGCATATGAGTCGACGCCCATGCCCGAGCGCGCTGCGGCGCAAGCTTCCACTTCGACCGTGGGCGTGCCGTTTTGGCATGCGCCCTAG